In Terriglobus aquaticus, the genomic window TCGACCCGCGACACGCCCACCCACAAAGCAACGCTTCCCTTCACCCGAGGACTGGCGGGTCCTATGGATTACACACCGGGCGGATTCCTGAACACCAGTCCGGCAAAGTTTCGGCCTACAACGCCGACACAGGTGATGGGCAGCCGTGCCAATGAGTTGGCTCTGTTCGTCCTGTATTGGAGCCCACTCACCTGTGTCAGCGACGATCCTGCGCATTACGTTCTCGGCGGCAAGGAGGCTCCCGGTTTGAGCTTTCTTCGTGGTCTTCCTACCGTTTGGGACGAAACACGCGGGCTAGATGGCGAAGTGGGAAAGCACGTAATCGTCGCCCGCCGCAAAGACAAGGATTGGTGGCTTGGCGGGATCACAGCAGATGACGAATACATGCTGCAGTTGCCCCTGCGATTCCTCGGCAACGGACGTTACGTGGCGCACGTGTACCAGGACCCGACCGCGCCCGACGCGCCGTATACCGAGGTTCGAGAAGAAACGCGGACCGTCACTTCCGCCGATTTGTTGTCCGTAAAGATGCGCCCGGCCGGCGGCATCGCCGTTCACTTCGAGAGGATCGGCCGATGACTCATGATCATCGCGAGTGCCCGCCACACGACGCACGGTGAATCAGCTCCACTTCCATCTTCACCATCTTCGTCTGCACCTGCCCTCGATCGAGTGCCTCAAAGAGCATTTCGGCTGCACGCCTTGCAATCCCAACGACCGGCTGCCGCACTACGCAGATTGGCGGATCCAGCGTATCCGCCAGTTCAAAGTCATCGTACGCCGCGATAGCGACCATTTTGGGAACTTCCAGGCCAGCATCGCGCAGGATCTTGTACGCGCTGACCGTAATCGCGTTCTTGATGCTGAACACCGCGTCGATGCGAGACCGTCCCGACAGATATGGCGTGAGTGCGGCCACGGCCGACTCGTGATCCTGGACACTCACTTCGGCCAGGTACGGCAGCCCTGCAGCGCGCACCACATCACGATAACCCTTCACGCGTCGCTTACTCGTAAAGAGTTGCGGATCACCGCTCAGGCACAAGATGCGCTTTCTGCCCGCTTTGACAAGGTGCTCGGTCGCAGCTTTTGCACCCGCATAGTTATCGCTCAGCACGACGGGTATGTCTTGGCCGGGAAAGGGCCGATCGAAACACACCACGGGGAAGCCGGCGTGCTTGAACATGGAAAAATCTGCACCGTCGGAGGGTGCCAAGATCAGGCCATCAATCCTCCGCTGGATCAAGGAAGCTACCTGCTCTTGTTCCCGGGCCGACTGGTTTTCCGATACCGCAAGCAGCAGCAGGGTTCCGTGTCCCCGCGCAACCTCCTGGATCGCTTCCGCAGCCGCGGAAAAGAAGGGATCCGCGACACTCGGAACAACAAGGCCGATCGTTTTCGTCCGCGCTCCCTTCAAGCTTCGTGCCGCCTGATTTGGGTGATAGCCGAGTTCTTCGATGGCCTGCTGGACTGCGGCCAACCTTCGAGCGCTTACATTCTGACCACCGTTGATCACGCGCGATACCGTGGCCGCGCCCACGCCTGCGCGCCTGGCCACATCCATCAGTGCCGGTACGCTACGCTTGGGCTTCATGCTTCAGGCGAACTTTCATAGGCGAGCCTTCGTGCCGAACCGGCAGTCAACCATAGAGCACTCTGCTTCCCCAAATAAGTCGTCTCCATTGGACTGGTCTGCGCGTGAACACAGGGGCCTGACTCGGGACGTGATCATCATACGTGGCCCGTTACCTCATCCAGAAAATGTTGTGGCGGGGTTCGCCGCTATGGTTCTTTCACCGACGTTGCTCGTATGCTTCGACGCCGAGCAGTGGAGACTGCTAGCTACGCCTCAGGATCCAATCCGCTCCCATCCGGTTACGACGAAGGGACGCTTCTGCGAACCCGGTTGTTGAACACCACCCTTGCCTTCCTGCCAGGCCAACTGCAAACCGCCCGCTGCGTGTGGAGCCGACCAGCGGCGGTGGCCGTCCCCATACACCCGAACGGAAAGCCGACGGGCTTCAGCAGCACCTGTGTGTGGGCCCACTTCCGCCCACGGCATCAGGCTCCCGGCCTTGATATACAACGGGATGTTTCTAGTCGAGCCTTGCACTGTGATCTTCCGTTCGGTGACCATGGCGCCTGTCCAGAAATCCTGCCACTGGCCTGGCGGGAAGACGATGTTGCGCACAGCTTCGCCAGCGAACAGGGGCGCAGCCATCAATCGATCTCCAATCAGATACTGATCATCCACTGCCGCAAGCGAGGGATCATCCGGAAAGTCCATGACCAACGCGCGGAACGGAGGAACGCCTTCAGCCCGGTAGCGGGCGAATGCCCCTCGCAGGTATGGCAGCAACTGCATGCGCATCCCGATGATTTCCTGGCAACGTGCCTGGAGCGCTTCCCAACCTTCGCTGAATTCGTTCCGATTGTTCTTGTCGCGATCCATCTGCTTCCACGGTGGATTCCGGATGTACCACGCATTCACCATTGCGAGCGGCGACAGAACTACTGTCTGCAGGCGACGCACCAGGTCTTCTGCGCTGCTCGCATCGCGCACCTCCGGGCACCACAGCAACCCGCTGAATCCGCTGTTCACGAGCGCTCGAACGAATTGGCGGTGGTCGTACAGATCGCTGTAGAGAACAAACGGGTACGGCGCCGCCAGCGCTCCACTTGACCGCACCAACCCATAGGTCTGCGTACCGCGTTTGCGAAACTCGTCCCAGATCGTGTCTTGGTAGCGCAGACCAAACTGCGCGTGCATCTGCTCGCCATCGATCCCCGAAGGAAAGCGGCTGTTATCCGGGAAAGACCAACCCTCAGTGAAATCCGAGTTGTCGCATTCATCCAGCTTGAAACCGCTGATCCCCCGATCGATCAGCTCGCGGCCGTGATAGCCGCCGAACACCCGCCGTCCACCCTCTGCTGCGAAGTCCGGAACCAAGCCATCCCACACTGCGATATCCCCGGCAAACGGCACCAACTCCGCAAAGATGGGAGACGCTGGATGCGTAAATGCGTGCTCCCACAGATTGACTCTGAAGCCCTCGGACGCTGCTTGTTGAATGAAGCTCGAGGGTTCGGGAAAGCGATGCCTGTCCCACGCAAACGTGCATGAGTAGGCATGGGTTTGCCAGCCCGGCTCCAGCCCCAGCACGTCGCACGGGATGGCGTCAGCGCGCAGGCTCTCTGCGAGCTTTAGCACCTCATCGCCGTTCAGGTGCATCTCCGCCCGGTACCAGAAGCCCAGTCCCCACTCCGGCGGAAGTACGCCACCGCCGGAAAATAAGTTGTAGCGCTGCACGGCCTCCAGCATCGTAGGGCCGCCAAACACATAGACGTCCAGGCCAGCACATCGCGGAGCTTCAATGCGCACGCTCCCCTGCAAGTCACGGTCGCGCACCCGCATCCGCTGTGGCGTATTCACCTCCAGC contains:
- a CDS encoding LacI family DNA-binding transcriptional regulator gives rise to the protein MKPKRSVPALMDVARRAGVGAATVSRVINGGQNVSARRLAAVQQAIEELGYHPNQAARSLKGARTKTIGLVVPSVADPFFSAAAEAIQEVARGHGTLLLLAVSENQSAREQEQVASLIQRRIDGLILAPSDGADFSMFKHAGFPVVCFDRPFPGQDIPVVLSDNYAGAKAATEHLVKAGRKRILCLSGDPQLFTSKRRVKGYRDVVRAAGLPYLAEVSVQDHESAVAALTPYLSGRSRIDAVFSIKNAITVSAYKILRDAGLEVPKMVAIAAYDDFELADTLDPPICVVRQPVVGIARRAAEMLFEALDRGQVQTKMVKMEVELIHRASCGGHSR
- a CDS encoding TIM-barrel domain-containing protein, with protein sequence MAPGIWKATIGAPEAATPVRSRRVPPALQGLGSLAAIAHCPLPIPEFRITQRGTELNLPLAEGELMYGFGLQLLSFQQRSKKRTIRVNADPKVDSGDSHAPVPFYVTTRGYGVLIDTFRQATFYCGEAHPKPTQAESASSLEVNTPQRMRVRDRDLQGSVRIEAPRCAGLDVYVFGGPTMLEAVQRYNLFSGGGVLPPEWGLGFWYRAEMHLNGDEVLKLAESLRADAIPCDVLGLEPGWQTHAYSCTFAWDRHRFPEPSSFIQQAASEGFRVNLWEHAFTHPASPIFAELVPFAGDIAVWDGLVPDFAAEGGRRVFGGYHGRELIDRGISGFKLDECDNSDFTEGWSFPDNSRFPSGIDGEQMHAQFGLRYQDTIWDEFRKRGTQTYGLVRSSGALAAPYPFVLYSDLYDHRQFVRALVNSGFSGLLWCPEVRDASSAEDLVRRLQTVVLSPLAMVNAWYIRNPPWKQMDRDKNNRNEFSEGWEALQARCQEIIGMRMQLLPYLRGAFARYRAEGVPPFRALVMDFPDDPSLAAVDDQYLIGDRLMAAPLFAGEAVRNIVFPPGQWQDFWTGAMVTERKITVQGSTRNIPLYIKAGSLMPWAEVGPHTGAAEARRLSVRVYGDGHRRWSAPHAAGGLQLAWQEGKGGVQQPGSQKRPFVVTGWERIGS